A region from the Aegilops tauschii subsp. strangulata cultivar AL8/78 chromosome 5, Aet v6.0, whole genome shotgun sequence genome encodes:
- the LOC141023031 gene encoding uncharacterized protein, with the protein MAGKYVDSFRADENMNMKFFARVVQKDWNMKTTRSKLRRAKRIVKKVIEGDELEQYNSMWDYAQEFRRSNPGSSFYVGVNDGIFASCYFSLDACRRGFMQACRPVICLDGCHLKTKYGGVMLCAVGMDPNDCIYPIAFAVVEVENTHTWKWFLSNLKSDLGIVNTEPWTIMSDKQKGLIKGVRQHFPDAEHRHCVRHIWQNFQQTHKGYVLKNQLWKCARSTTTELWAASMEEMKVISLEAYKWLE; encoded by the coding sequence ATGGCTGGAAAATATGTTGATTCTTTCAGAGCAGATGAAAACATGAATATGAAATTTTTTGCAAGGGTGGTTCAGAAAGATTGGAACATGAAAACAACAAGGAGCAAGCTCAGAAGGGCTAAGAGGATAGTGAAGAAAGTGATTGAAGGAGATGAGTTGGAGCAGTACAACAGCATGTGGGATTATGCACAAGAATTCAGAAGATCAAACCCAGGCAGTTCTTTCTATGTGGGTGTCAATGATGGCATATTTGCAAGTTGTTATTTCTCTCTGGATGCTTGCAGAAGGGGTTTCATGCAAGCCTGTAGGCCTGTCATTTGTTTGGATGGATGCCACCTGAAGACAAAGTATGGAGGTGTTATGCTGTGTGCTGTTGGCATGGATCCTAATGACTGCATTTACCCTATAGCTTTTGCAGTTGTTGAGGTAGAGAACACTCACACATGGAAATGGTTTCTGTCAAATCTGAAGAGTGACTTGGGAATTGTAAACACAGAGCCATGGACTATAATGTCAGACAAGCAAAAGGGCCTCATCAAGGGAGTGAGGCAGCACTTTCCTGATGCAGAACACAGGCATTGTGTTAGGCATATATGGCAGAATTTTCAGCAAACACACAAAGGATATGTTCTTAAGAACCAGTTATGGAAGTGTGCAAGGAGCACAACAACAGAACTGTGGGCTGCAAGCATGGAGGAAATGAAGGTCATCAGCCTAGAAGCATACAAATGGCTTGAGTAG